The following proteins are co-located in the Heteronotia binoei isolate CCM8104 ecotype False Entrance Well chromosome 8, APGP_CSIRO_Hbin_v1, whole genome shotgun sequence genome:
- the LOC132575926 gene encoding polyisoprenoid diphosphate/phosphate phosphohydrolase PLPP6-like produces the protein MAALLRSLLAVDLWASKQLGVCAKEDSAWGCARPLMKIIEFSGHGVPWLFATLCGLYINNSPVGRELLINILFALVLDLVLVGVLKALVKRKRPTYNKMDMFATVSVDQYSFPSGHASRTAMISRFVLSHFTLTAPLRVLVVLWAFVVGLSRVMLGRHNLTDVIFGLVMGYVQYSVVEYFWLSPVTAPALFPAWRESKCLSRNL, from the exons ATGGCTGCTCTCCTGCGTTCTTTGCTGGCTGTCGACCTTTGGGCCTCCAAGCAGCTGGGGGTGTGCGCTAAAGAGGATTCGGCTTGGGGTTGCGCCCGCCCACTCATGAAGATCATAGAATTCTCGGGGCACGGTGTCCCATGGCTATTCGCCACCTTGTGTGGCCTCTACATAAATAACAGTCCAGTGGGCAGAGAGCTGCTGATCAACATACTCTTTG CTCTGGTGCTCGACCTTGTATTGGTGGGAGTGCTGAAAGCGCTCGTGAAAAGAAAGCGCCCCACCTACAACAAGATGGACATGTTTGCCACCGTCTCCGTCGACCAATATTCCTTCCCCTCAGGCCACGCTAGCCGAACAGCCATGATCTCCCGGTTCGTTCTCAGTCATTTTACACTGACAGCCCCTCTGCGGGTCCTGGTGGTACTTTGGGCCTTTGTCGTGGGGCTTTCCCGAGTCATGTTGGGCCGACACAACCTGACCGATGTGATCTTTGGGCTTGTCATGGGCTACGTGCAGTACAGCGTGGTGGAGTACTTCTGGCTGTCCCCCGTCACCGCTCCGGCCCTCTTTCCGGCCTGGAGAGAGTCCAAGTGCTTGTCGCGCAACCTGTAA